One window of the Salvia splendens isolate huo1 chromosome 1, SspV2, whole genome shotgun sequence genome contains the following:
- the LOC121801019 gene encoding pentatricopeptide repeat-containing protein At4g21065-like produces the protein MASLPPVVVANTLKLDAEFRKLPAPPLPLEKRSYTPKEPNSLSSDLKESVSSVGEGNRKLESSHYFPILQECMLQNSVSGVESVHCQIIKSGFGEELFLMTFLVNVYAKCWEMGSARKVFDNLPKRNAVAWTSLMSGYIYNSRPELAVGIFNEMLEAGVCPTNYTLGVVLNACTSLCDFNLAKQIHGYIAKHGLARDSSIGNALCSLYSKCRSLALAIRVFENIEEKDVISWTAVVSACGDNGNSAKGLALFVKMLVGGVEPNEITLTSVLSLCCTMQALDAGSQVHSLIIKLGYGSDLRLTNSIMYLYLKSGCITEAKKLFVGMSSISLVTWNAMIAGYAEMISLAEDALSAYLCGMEALQIFQQMNRLGLRPDLYTFSSLFSVCSSLAALEQGEQFHAKTIKTGFLSDVIVATALVNMYNKCGSINQASKAFLEMSTRTLISWTSMITAFAQHGCSEQALQVFEDMRRVGVKPNKITFVGVLSACSQAGMVDQAFAYYEMMKNEYRINPVMDHYVCLIDMFVRLDRIDEAFDFIKKENLIPNEFIWSILIAGCRSQGKLELAFHAAEQLLELEPKDSETYILLLNMYVSAGRWKDVSRVRKMMRDAKVDKIVDWSWISIRNKVYSFKFSSKKHHQDEVTELLDDLIERAKLLGYKAETELEIDGTTTSAAAHHSEKMAVAFGLLNTSGKVEIRVTKSTGMCRDCHSFIKIVSLLTWRSIIIRDSKRLHKFHKGECSCKDFGGLV, from the exons ATGGCCTCTCTCCCTCCCGTTGTCGTCGCCAACACTCTCAAGCTCGACGCCGAATTCAGGAAACTCCCcgctcctcctcttcctctcgaAAAG AGAAGTTACACCCCCAAAGAGCCGAACTCGTTGAGTTCGGATTTGAAAGAATCAGTTTCGTCGGTGGGTGAAGGTAACAGAAAACTCGAATCGTCTCATTACTTTCCGATTTTGCAAGAATGTATGCTGCAGAATTCAGTTTCAGGAGTTGAATCGGTTCATTGCCAAATCATCAAAAGTGGATTTGGTGAGGAGCTCTTCCTTATGACGTTTCTGGTCAATGTTTATGCGAAATGTTGGGAAATGGGGAGTGCGCGGAAGGTGTTTGATAATTTGCCGAAGAGAAACGCTGTGGCGTGGACTTCGTTGATGTCCGGTTACATTTACAATTCACGGCCTGAATTAGCTGTTGGTATTTTCAACGAGATGTTGGAAGCAGGGGTGTGTCCCACGAATTACACGTTGGGTGTTGTCTTGAATGCTTGCACCTCGTTGTGTGATTTCAATCTTGCGAAACAGATTCATGGTTATATTGCGAAGCATGGTCTTGCGCGTGATTCGAGCATTGGGAATGCGTTGTGTAGCTTGTATTCCAAATGTCGTAGTTTGGCTCTGGCGATCAGGGTGTTTGAGAACATTGAGGAGAAGGATGTGATATCATGGACTGCTGTGGTATCTGCCTGTGGGGATAATGGGAATTCCGCGAAGGGATTGGCTCTGTTTGTGAAGATGCTTGTTGGGGGTGTTGAGCCGAATGAGATCACTCTGACTAGTGTACTGAGCTTGTGCTGCACAATGCAAGCTCTGGATGCAGGATCTCAGGTTCACTCGTTGATTATAAAACTCGGATATGGCTCGGATTTGCGCTTGACGAATTCAATCATGTATTTGTATTTGAAAAGCGGGTGCATCACTGAGGCGAAGAAGTTGTTTGTTGGTATGAGTTCTATCAGCTTAGTTACATGGAATGCTATGATTGCAGGCTATGCAGAGATGATAAGTCTTGCAGAGGATGCCCTCTCGGCTTACTTATGTGGAATGGAGGCGCTTCAAATATTCCAGCAAATGAACAGATTGGGGCTGAGACCCGATTTGTATACCTTCTCGAGTTTATTCAGTGTGTGCAGTAGTTTAGCGGCTTTGGAGCAGGGGGAACAATTTCATGCTAAAACGATAAAAACTGGATTTTTGTCCGATGTGATTGTGGCGACTGCCCTCGTTAACATGTACAACAAATGTGGAAGCATCAATCAAGCCAGCAAAGCTTTTCTTGAAATGTCTACTAGAACCCTGATCTCGTGGACTTCCATGATCACCGCGTTTGCACAGCATGGGTGCTCAGAGCAGGCTTTGCAGGTGTTCGAGGATATGAGACGTGTAGGGGTTAAACCAAACAAGATAACCTTTGTTGGCGTGCTATCAGCCTGTAGTCAAGCAGGAATGGTCGACCAAGCATTTGCATACTACGAAATGATGAAAAATGAGTACAGAATCAACCCTGTGATGGACCACTACGTGTGCTTAATAGATATGTTTGTCAGATTAGATAGGATAGATGAGGCTTTCGACTTCATCAAGAAAGAAAATCTGATTCCAAACGAATTCATATGGTCGATTCTGATTGCTGGCTGTAGAAGTCAAGGGAAACTAGAGTTAGCCTTTCATGCTGCAGAACAACTGCTTGAACTCGAGCCCAAAGACTCTGAGACCTATATCTTACTGCTGAATATGTATGTCTCTGCAGGGAGATGGAAGGATGTGTCGAGGGTGAGAAAGATGATGAGAGATGCAAAGGTCGATAAAATAGTGGACTGGAGTTGGATTAGCATCCGAAACAAGGTCTATTCGTTCAAGTTCAGCAGCAAGAAACACCATCAAGACGAggttactgaactcttggatgaCTTGATTGAGAGAGCGAAGCTTCTCGGATATAAGGCTGAGACGGAATTGGAGATAGACGGTACTACCACCTCAGCTGCTGCTCATCACAGTGAAAAGATGGCAGTTGCCTTTGGATTGCTCAACACATCAGGTAAGGTAGAGATCAGAGTCACCAAGAGCACTGGTATGTGTAGGGATTGCCATAGTTTCATTAAAATCGTGTCGTTATTGACTTGGAGAAGTATAATTATTCGAGATAGTAAGAGGCTGCACAAATTTCACAAGGGGGAGTGTTCTTGTAAAGATTTTGGGGGTCTTGTTTGA